The following proteins come from a genomic window of Sinorhizobium fredii NGR234:
- a CDS encoding glycosyltransferase family 2 protein: MHSTQDRLPVSIIIANYNYARFLRNAIDSALSQGHGDVEVIVVDDASTDESADVIASYGSRIKACIRPENGGHGAAFNTGFAASRGAIVLFLDADDYLYPNAVSEIVARWDGEVAQMQFRLHIVDERQRVKDVFPPPEVPFDSGDVTPQLMRRARYQTTVTSGLAFALSALQNIMPVPEQEFRQGADGYLVTLAPLYGRVKSIDTCLGAYRMHGGNHSVFAEKLGQRARWRVEHDLHRLQALADQAVDVGLAVRADANLRDPVHLEERLASICVDSRRHPVAEDSRLSLAAAGAAASMEMNVSLRRRAMLAAWFLSVGLLPQRMAQAVLSWKLVASSRPAVLARLSRTIRYVTG, encoded by the coding sequence ATGCATTCCACCCAGGACCGTCTTCCTGTCTCCATCATCATTGCGAACTACAACTATGCGCGTTTCCTGAGGAACGCCATCGACAGCGCCCTCAGCCAAGGCCATGGCGACGTGGAAGTGATCGTCGTCGATGACGCGTCCACCGACGAGTCCGCCGATGTCATCGCTTCCTACGGGTCGCGGATCAAGGCATGCATCCGGCCGGAAAATGGCGGTCACGGCGCAGCCTTCAATACAGGATTTGCGGCCAGCCGCGGCGCGATCGTTCTCTTCCTGGACGCCGATGACTATCTCTATCCCAATGCCGTTTCGGAAATCGTCGCGCGGTGGGACGGCGAGGTTGCGCAAATGCAGTTCCGGCTGCACATCGTCGACGAGCGGCAACGCGTCAAGGACGTGTTCCCACCGCCCGAAGTGCCCTTCGATTCCGGCGACGTCACCCCGCAACTCATGCGCCGGGCCCGCTACCAGACGACGGTGACCAGCGGACTGGCCTTCGCGCTATCGGCACTGCAAAACATCATGCCGGTGCCGGAGCAGGAATTTCGGCAGGGTGCCGACGGCTATCTCGTCACGCTGGCCCCGCTTTATGGAAGGGTGAAGTCGATCGACACCTGCCTCGGCGCCTACCGCATGCATGGAGGCAACCATTCGGTCTTCGCCGAGAAGCTCGGCCAGAGGGCGCGATGGCGGGTGGAGCACGACCTCCATCGGTTGCAGGCCTTGGCGGATCAGGCAGTGGATGTCGGGCTGGCAGTGCGGGCGGATGCCAACCTGCGCGATCCGGTTCACCTCGAGGAACGCCTGGCCTCGATTTGCGTCGATAGCCGCCGCCATCCGGTCGCCGAGGATTCGCGGCTCTCGCTTGCCGCGGCAGGCGCCGCTGCCAGCATGGAGATGAACGTCTCGCTTCGCCGCCGCGCCATGCTGGCGGCCTGGTTCCTTTCGGTCGGTCTCCTGCCGCAGCGCATGGCGCAGGCCGTGCTGTCGTGGAAGCTCGTCGCCTCTTCGAGGCCGGCCGTTCTCGCCCGGCTGTCCAGAACCATTCGCTATGTCACGGGATAG
- a CDS encoding GntR family transcriptional regulator, translating to MRHQASDGPGPIRLLRVTTAAAIYQQLHAQIVSLELKPGLSLQEKRIAEQFGVSRTPVREALLRLAEAGLVEIFPQSGTFVSRIPLSAIPEAVVIRKSLERTTVERAAQVATAGDIARLDRIIARQRAHASLNDAAHFYEQDEAFHEAISAIAGYPGIWTLLKSVKLQIDRARRLTLPVPGRMTTVTEEHAAIRDAIAAHDKARASAAMMHHLGAVIPDVEALRAHHPDYFA from the coding sequence TTGCGGCATCAAGCATCAGACGGTCCCGGCCCCATCAGGCTTCTTCGGGTAACGACGGCCGCCGCCATTTATCAGCAACTCCACGCTCAAATCGTCTCGCTTGAGTTGAAGCCGGGTCTGTCGCTGCAGGAAAAGCGCATTGCCGAGCAATTCGGCGTCAGCCGGACGCCGGTGCGTGAGGCGCTTCTGCGGCTCGCCGAAGCGGGCCTCGTCGAGATTTTCCCGCAATCGGGCACCTTCGTCTCGCGAATACCGCTGTCGGCCATTCCAGAGGCGGTGGTCATTCGCAAATCGCTGGAGCGAACGACAGTCGAGCGGGCGGCACAAGTCGCCACGGCCGGGGATATCGCGCGTCTCGATAGAATCATCGCCCGCCAGCGTGCCCATGCCAGCCTGAACGACGCCGCGCATTTCTACGAACAGGACGAGGCGTTCCACGAAGCCATTTCAGCGATTGCCGGCTATCCCGGCATCTGGACGCTTCTCAAATCGGTCAAGCTGCAGATCGATCGCGCCCGCCGGCTGACATTGCCGGTGCCCGGTCGCATGACAACCGTCACGGAGGAACACGCGGCGATCCGCGATGCAATCGCGGCGCACGACAAGGCTCGCGCCTCGGCCGCGATGATGCACCATCTCGGCGCCGTCATTCCGGATGTCGAAGCGCTTCGCGCACACCATCCGGACTATTTTGCTTAA
- a CDS encoding mannitol dehydrogenase family protein, translated as MRLSRQTLDRLPEGVGKPDYDPARLSIGIVHLGIGAFHRAHQAVFTDAVLASDPSWGICGVSLRSPDTRDALQPQDGLYTLKIQDGEGERLQMIGSVVELLCAPENPEAVLARMAHPATRIVSLTITEKGYCHNPATGMLDENHPDIVHDLENPQRPRSAIGFIVEALARRVTAGIAPFTLLSCDNLPSNGHVLKRVVTRFAELRSTDLAGLAQSITSPSTMVDRIVPATTDSDRQAIAASLGLEDAWPIMTEPFRQWVIEDDFPLGRPAWQEAGVVFADDVAAFEMMKLRLLNGSHSTLAYLGYLAGAETVAEAMALPGMEALIAGLMREEASPTLPPLSGLDLAAYRADLLRRFRNPRLRHRTWQIAMDGSQKLPQRLLGTIRDRLKAGKPYDRLALGVAAWMRYARGLDEQGRAIDVRDPHAARIAGLVRDLVEPERIVDAYLTMQDIFDADLAANAAFREALVKALAQLFEAGSAATLRAYA; from the coding sequence ATGCGGCTTTCAAGACAGACGCTCGACCGCCTGCCCGAAGGCGTAGGTAAGCCGGACTATGACCCGGCGCGCCTGAGCATAGGCATTGTCCATCTCGGTATCGGCGCCTTCCACCGCGCCCACCAGGCGGTCTTTACCGATGCTGTGCTCGCGAGCGATCCGTCGTGGGGAATCTGCGGCGTCTCGCTCCGGAGCCCCGATACGCGCGACGCCCTTCAGCCTCAGGACGGCCTCTACACGCTCAAGATCCAGGACGGCGAAGGCGAACGGCTGCAGATGATCGGCAGCGTCGTCGAACTGCTCTGCGCGCCGGAAAATCCGGAAGCGGTTCTCGCCCGGATGGCCCATCCAGCCACACGCATCGTGTCGCTGACGATCACCGAGAAAGGCTATTGCCACAATCCCGCTACCGGCATGCTGGACGAGAACCATCCCGACATCGTCCATGATCTTGAAAACCCCCAGCGGCCGCGCTCGGCGATCGGCTTCATCGTCGAGGCGCTTGCCAGAAGGGTAACGGCCGGTATCGCTCCCTTCACCCTGCTATCCTGTGACAATCTCCCGTCGAATGGCCACGTTTTGAAACGGGTGGTGACACGTTTCGCGGAACTGCGCTCCACCGACCTGGCCGGCCTGGCGCAAAGTATCACGTCGCCCTCCACCATGGTCGACCGGATCGTGCCGGCCACCACGGACAGCGACCGGCAGGCGATCGCAGCTTCGCTCGGGCTCGAGGACGCCTGGCCGATCATGACCGAACCTTTCCGGCAATGGGTGATCGAGGACGATTTCCCGCTCGGTCGCCCCGCCTGGCAGGAGGCGGGGGTCGTCTTCGCCGACGATGTCGCCGCATTCGAGATGATGAAGTTGCGGCTCCTGAACGGCAGCCATTCGACGCTCGCCTATCTCGGCTATCTGGCCGGCGCCGAGACAGTGGCCGAAGCCATGGCCCTTCCGGGAATGGAGGCGCTCATCGCGGGACTGATGCGCGAAGAAGCGTCGCCGACCCTGCCGCCCCTGTCGGGACTCGATCTCGCCGCCTACCGCGCCGATCTGCTGCGGCGCTTCCGCAACCCGCGGCTCCGTCACCGGACCTGGCAGATCGCCATGGACGGCTCGCAGAAGCTGCCGCAACGCCTGCTCGGCACGATCCGCGACCGCCTCAAGGCCGGAAAACCATACGATCGGCTGGCACTCGGCGTCGCCGCCTGGATGCGATACGCGCGCGGGCTGGACGAACAGGGCCGGGCGATCGACGTCCGCGATCCCCATGCCGCCCGCATCGCCGGACTCGTCCGGGATCTCGTCGAACCGGAACGGATCGTCGACGCCTATTTGACGATGCAGGACATATTCGATGCCGATCTGGCGGCAAACGCCGCTTTTCGCGAGGCACTCGTCAAGGCTCTGGCGCAGCTCTTCGAAGCAGGCTCGGCGGCGACGCTTCGCGCCTACGCGTGA
- a CDS encoding sulfite oxidase, whose protein sequence is MPLFIVRHQHSPEACPARDPAMAVMLLNHLSRPSAARHGVVIKGEAVVRGSHSLFFIAEAADEVSLEAFLTPFRQAGAVEVMAASTCAEVVASGGCDQPPAEISAALLDPADACQDAIEAGLLIHRANPLNGETSVPDLAGGAVMPNGRFYLRNHFDIPNLDGDRYRLSVGGLVERPLSLSMRDLHNLRAESLLVTLECAGNGRRLFEPEVPGEPWGVGAVSTAEWTGVPLIEVIERAGLRPGATHLMFRGADGGLVDGHDAPIRFERGLSFDQVREAGALLAYEMNGEPLSPPHGYPLRLIVPGWYAVASVKWLTEIIATDTPCEAHYQAEKYWYQWVRNGHDAREPVTIMNVRALIASPDQGESLPRGETAIRGVAWSGTGSISRVDVSLNDGRWRAARLVGERRRSAWQWWELITRLDETGPLVVRARATDTAGRTQPDHAEWNRLGYGNNSIHCVTAQVV, encoded by the coding sequence ATGCCTCTGTTCATCGTGCGCCATCAGCATTCGCCCGAGGCCTGCCCCGCGCGCGACCCGGCCATGGCCGTCATGCTGCTGAACCACTTGAGCCGGCCGAGTGCGGCTCGCCACGGCGTCGTCATCAAGGGAGAGGCCGTCGTTCGCGGGTCCCACTCACTGTTCTTCATCGCCGAGGCGGCGGACGAGGTGTCCCTGGAGGCGTTCCTCACGCCGTTCCGCCAGGCCGGCGCGGTCGAGGTGATGGCGGCGTCGACCTGCGCCGAGGTGGTTGCGAGCGGCGGCTGCGATCAGCCCCCGGCGGAGATTTCGGCCGCGCTGCTCGATCCGGCCGACGCCTGCCAGGACGCCATCGAGGCGGGACTCCTCATTCATCGGGCCAATCCGTTGAACGGCGAGACGTCGGTGCCTGACCTCGCGGGCGGGGCGGTGATGCCCAACGGTCGGTTTTATCTGCGCAACCACTTCGATATTCCGAACCTCGACGGCGATCGCTACCGGCTCTCGGTCGGCGGGCTGGTCGAAAGGCCCCTGAGCCTCAGCATGCGCGACCTTCACAATCTTCGCGCCGAGAGCCTCCTGGTGACCCTCGAATGCGCCGGCAACGGCCGCAGGCTGTTCGAGCCGGAGGTGCCCGGAGAGCCCTGGGGCGTCGGCGCCGTCAGCACTGCCGAATGGACCGGCGTTCCGCTGATCGAAGTGATCGAACGGGCCGGCCTGCGTCCCGGGGCGACCCACCTCATGTTCCGTGGTGCGGACGGCGGGCTCGTCGACGGGCACGATGCGCCGATCCGTTTCGAGCGCGGCCTCTCGTTCGACCAGGTCCGCGAAGCGGGAGCGCTGCTCGCCTACGAAATGAACGGCGAGCCGCTGTCGCCGCCGCACGGCTACCCGCTGCGGCTGATCGTGCCCGGCTGGTATGCGGTGGCGTCCGTCAAGTGGCTGACCGAGATCATCGCTACCGACACGCCCTGCGAGGCCCACTACCAGGCGGAGAAGTACTGGTACCAGTGGGTCCGCAACGGGCACGACGCGCGTGAGCCGGTGACGATCATGAATGTGCGGGCGCTGATTGCTTCGCCGGATCAGGGGGAGAGCCTGCCACGCGGCGAGACGGCGATCCGGGGCGTCGCGTGGTCAGGCACCGGAAGCATATCGAGGGTCGATGTGAGCCTCAACGACGGGCGGTGGCGCGCGGCGCGGCTGGTGGGCGAGCGGCGGCGTTCCGCGTGGCAATGGTGGGAGCTGATCACGCGCCTCGATGAAACGGGGCCGCTCGTCGTGCGGGCGCGGGCCACCGACACGGCGGGGCGAACGCAACCCGATCACGCCGAGTGGAACCGCCTGGGCTACGGCAACAACTCGATCCACTGCGTGACGGCACAGGTGGTCTGA
- a CDS encoding ATP-binding cassette domain-containing protein produces MVDMQATQPIVEMRGIEKAFGAVQALRKVDLVLYPGEILGLVGDNSAGKSTLMKILTGAYQRDAGGILVAGEPVQFKSPHESRDAGIEMIYQDFALCGNMDVGQNIFLGRWPLKGPFVDRRAMYAQADRVLKRLKVDVNSVYQKVESLSGGRQQSVAIARAISFEPRVVILDEPTANLSVMATERLLETMLELKRQGVAQIIISHRLVDIFAVGDRVMVLKRGEYVGDRYIRNTDEHEVLEIIVSGTRETALTADEARQRRS; encoded by the coding sequence ATGGTTGACATGCAGGCGACCCAACCGATCGTCGAGATGCGCGGCATCGAAAAGGCCTTCGGCGCCGTGCAGGCGCTTCGCAAGGTCGATCTCGTCCTCTATCCCGGCGAAATCCTCGGCCTTGTCGGCGACAACTCGGCCGGCAAGTCGACGCTGATGAAAATCCTGACGGGCGCCTATCAGCGCGACGCGGGGGGAATCCTCGTCGCGGGCGAGCCGGTGCAGTTCAAGAGCCCGCATGAGAGCCGCGACGCCGGCATCGAGATGATCTACCAGGACTTCGCGCTCTGCGGAAACATGGATGTCGGCCAGAACATCTTCCTCGGCCGCTGGCCGCTCAAAGGCCCGTTCGTCGACCGGCGGGCGATGTATGCGCAAGCCGATCGGGTGCTGAAGCGGCTCAAGGTCGACGTGAACTCGGTCTACCAGAAGGTCGAGAGCCTTTCGGGCGGGCGCCAGCAGTCCGTGGCGATCGCCCGGGCGATCTCCTTCGAGCCGCGCGTCGTCATCCTCGACGAGCCGACCGCCAACCTTTCGGTGATGGCGACCGAGCGGCTGCTCGAGACCATGCTCGAACTGAAGCGGCAAGGCGTCGCGCAGATCATCATCTCGCACCGGCTCGTCGACATCTTCGCCGTCGGCGACCGGGTCATGGTGTTGAAGCGCGGCGAATATGTCGGTGACCGCTACATCAGGAACACCGACGAGCACGAGGTGCTGGAGATCATCGTCTCCGGCACCCGCGAGACGGCGCTGACGGCAGACGAGGCAAGACAGCGCCGGTCGTAG
- a CDS encoding ABC transporter permease: MTPPTTVSLGRAPSQIAGSWEGGLLVFIALLYLAGAIVNPTFFGSTEGLHALLRDTSRVGIIAVGMTFVIVNKDLDLSVGSTYGLIAVVFARLFAPSFLDFGIGATTLVCLLLGAAIGLFNGVLVTLLKVPAFIATLTMLFIGRGFVLALTHGQAIYYSGKAKDAALFFHLGETNVLGFNNQIAIFAIVAAIGAFVLAKTRWGYETFATGGNEQAAVYAGIPANWVRIRAYLISSLSATVAALLAAAQDKGVTPLYGVSWELTVIASVIIGGASILGGRGRVVGSCLGAALVVLIDKVLREGWPITRTVVIDGESIAVGARYTLPAGAVLVFLGLLLVIAVLIEPYLIRRQVLARFWAWLCRRPPPAAMETGGVALEGVQTKGAMAADMALSATGFGKFLARRDALAIILAAALWLTGLALRPDYWWNLSNTFAILLNYTELALITIGLTYVIAAGDIDLSVGAVLALAGSTAAYFLKVLGADPMTAIAMGLVAGMAAGLVNATVTVGFKLPSFIATLGMFYIARGLAAWFVAGQQLTGWTEAYNLIGRKVSDVLLYFGVTLPPGIIRSVTEVVSVQTVWMFFVAVTAGIVLAYTPFGLKVCATGGNQRAAAYAGINTNRIRFLSLMLAALCATMAGLINVAYFRSFNPVAGQFRELDAIASVIIGGGSIFGGHGTMIGSLAGAAVITLIRALLQLNVQGFTMPQHWINVFIGVILIVAVLIDIWVRQANILGTLRARFAKRAPTGAASHG, from the coding sequence ATGACACCACCCACGACCGTATCGCTCGGCCGCGCGCCCTCCCAGATTGCCGGCAGCTGGGAGGGCGGGCTGCTCGTCTTCATCGCGCTGCTCTATCTCGCCGGAGCCATCGTCAACCCGACCTTCTTCGGCTCGACCGAGGGCCTCCACGCGCTCTTACGCGATACTTCCCGCGTCGGGATCATTGCGGTCGGGATGACCTTCGTCATCGTCAACAAGGATCTCGATCTCTCCGTCGGCTCGACCTACGGTCTGATCGCGGTCGTTTTCGCGAGGCTCTTCGCGCCGAGCTTTCTCGATTTCGGCATCGGCGCCACCACCCTCGTTTGCCTGCTCCTCGGCGCTGCCATCGGTCTCTTCAACGGCGTGCTCGTCACGCTCCTCAAAGTTCCGGCCTTCATTGCCACGCTGACGATGCTGTTCATCGGCCGCGGCTTCGTGCTGGCGCTGACGCATGGCCAGGCGATCTACTATTCGGGCAAGGCGAAGGACGCTGCCCTATTCTTTCACCTGGGCGAGACGAACGTCCTCGGCTTCAACAACCAGATCGCCATCTTCGCGATCGTCGCGGCGATCGGGGCGTTCGTGCTTGCCAAGACGCGCTGGGGCTACGAGACCTTCGCCACCGGCGGCAACGAGCAGGCTGCCGTCTATGCCGGCATCCCGGCGAACTGGGTGCGGATCCGCGCCTATCTGATCTCTTCGCTCTCGGCGACCGTTGCGGCCCTGCTGGCGGCTGCCCAGGACAAGGGCGTCACTCCTCTCTACGGCGTCAGCTGGGAATTGACCGTGATCGCTTCGGTGATCATCGGCGGCGCCTCGATCCTCGGCGGCCGCGGCCGGGTCGTCGGGTCCTGTCTCGGCGCCGCGCTGGTCGTGCTTATCGACAAGGTGCTGCGCGAAGGCTGGCCGATCACCCGCACCGTCGTCATCGACGGCGAGAGCATTGCGGTCGGTGCCCGCTATACGCTGCCGGCCGGCGCGGTACTGGTCTTCCTCGGTCTTCTCCTCGTCATCGCCGTGCTCATCGAACCCTATCTCATTCGCCGACAGGTACTGGCGCGCTTCTGGGCCTGGCTGTGCCGGCGGCCGCCGCCTGCGGCCATGGAAACGGGTGGCGTTGCTCTCGAGGGCGTCCAGACCAAGGGAGCGATGGCGGCGGACATGGCTTTGTCGGCGACAGGCTTCGGCAAATTCCTGGCGCGGCGCGATGCACTTGCCATCATCCTGGCCGCCGCCCTATGGCTCACCGGCTTGGCGCTTCGGCCGGACTATTGGTGGAACCTCTCCAACACCTTCGCCATCCTGCTCAACTACACGGAGCTGGCACTGATCACCATCGGGCTGACCTATGTGATCGCCGCCGGAGATATCGACCTCTCGGTCGGCGCGGTCCTGGCGCTCGCCGGCAGCACGGCCGCCTATTTCCTCAAGGTGCTGGGGGCCGATCCGATGACGGCGATCGCCATGGGGCTCGTCGCCGGCATGGCAGCGGGGCTCGTCAACGCCACCGTGACCGTGGGCTTCAAGCTGCCCTCCTTCATCGCCACGCTCGGCATGTTCTATATCGCCCGCGGTCTTGCCGCCTGGTTCGTTGCCGGGCAGCAACTCACCGGCTGGACCGAGGCCTACAATCTCATCGGCCGCAAGGTCAGCGACGTGCTCCTCTATTTCGGCGTCACGCTGCCGCCGGGCATTATCCGCAGCGTCACCGAGGTGGTCAGCGTCCAGACGGTCTGGATGTTCTTCGTCGCCGTCACCGCCGGCATCGTGCTCGCCTATACGCCGTTCGGCCTCAAGGTCTGCGCCACCGGCGGCAACCAGCGCGCGGCCGCCTATGCCGGCATCAATACCAACCGCATCCGTTTTCTCTCGCTGATGCTGGCGGCGCTCTGCGCGACCATGGCCGGGCTCATCAACGTCGCCTATTTCCGCAGCTTCAACCCGGTTGCCGGCCAGTTCCGCGAACTCGATGCCATCGCCTCGGTGATCATCGGCGGTGGGTCGATCTTCGGCGGCCATGGGACGATGATCGGCTCGCTTGCCGGAGCCGCCGTCATCACGCTGATCCGGGCGCTGCTGCAACTGAACGTCCAGGGGTTCACCATGCCGCAGCACTGGATCAACGTCTTCATCGGCGTCATCCTGATCGTCGCCGTGCTGATCGACATATGGGTGCGCCAGGCCAACATCCTTGGAACCCTGCGTGCACGTTTTGCGAAGCGAGCGCCAACCGGAGCGGCAAGTCATGGTTGA
- a CDS encoding substrate-binding domain-containing protein, with protein MRRILLSAVSAAALSVGVTSASAQSGSVEKAVGGYNFDEAAKEDAKTKDFHSADGHLTFAIVTHTAGNGFFDPVYVGAKVAGNMIGAEILLLGSESPVDDPAREIEILNQIIRDPKIDGIIMTTPQVGAYNDIVKAAEAAGIPVATTNSFDETILNRSGISHTGQDASAAAIGGEALAKCVLDSGKTSGSILLPSSTAMGNIEVNNRVTSAFNAIVKTLKDAGKLEAFKVDAGPENVGIDTNPNDPVNALVTLFESRGDAVGAFTANNVFTPPLVKAVEQMGWTGKFCAFGFDLGPAQQEGIAAGNLTGSLGQQPFLQGFWPVMQLYLQIDRGISAANLDTRAQLVTKENVAKVGKRFEN; from the coding sequence ATGAGGCGAATTTTGCTCTCCGCGGTCTCCGCCGCGGCGTTATCAGTTGGCGTAACATCCGCATCCGCACAATCGGGCAGCGTAGAGAAAGCCGTCGGCGGCTACAATTTCGACGAGGCCGCCAAGGAAGATGCGAAGACCAAGGATTTCCATTCGGCCGATGGTCATCTGACCTTCGCGATCGTCACGCATACGGCCGGCAACGGCTTCTTCGACCCGGTCTATGTCGGGGCGAAGGTGGCCGGCAACATGATCGGTGCCGAAATCCTGCTGCTCGGCTCGGAATCGCCGGTGGACGACCCGGCGCGCGAAATCGAGATCCTCAACCAGATCATCCGCGATCCGAAGATCGACGGCATCATCATGACGACGCCGCAGGTCGGCGCCTATAACGACATCGTCAAGGCGGCCGAAGCGGCGGGCATTCCGGTTGCCACGACGAACTCGTTCGATGAAACGATCCTCAACCGCAGCGGCATCAGCCATACCGGCCAGGATGCCTCGGCGGCGGCGATCGGCGGCGAGGCGCTCGCCAAATGCGTGCTCGACAGCGGCAAGACCAGCGGCTCGATCCTGCTGCCGTCATCGACCGCCATGGGCAACATCGAGGTGAACAATCGCGTCACGTCGGCCTTCAATGCGATCGTCAAGACGCTGAAGGACGCCGGCAAGCTCGAAGCCTTCAAGGTCGATGCCGGTCCGGAGAATGTCGGCATCGACACCAACCCGAACGATCCGGTCAATGCGCTGGTGACGCTCTTCGAATCGCGCGGCGACGCGGTCGGTGCCTTCACGGCCAACAACGTCTTTACGCCGCCGCTCGTCAAGGCGGTGGAGCAGATGGGCTGGACGGGCAAGTTCTGCGCCTTCGGCTTCGACCTCGGCCCGGCACAGCAGGAAGGCATCGCCGCCGGCAACCTGACCGGCTCGCTCGGCCAGCAGCCCTTCCTGCAGGGCTTCTGGCCGGTGATGCAGCTCTACCTGCAGATCGACCGCGGCATCTCGGCTGCCAATCTCGACACGCGCGCCCAGTTGGTGACCAAGGAGAACGTCGCCAAGGTCGGCAAGCGGTTCGAAAACTGA
- a CDS encoding carbonic anhydrase, with protein sequence MERRDFLRGLALLAACPFCVKTAYAAEGVHWSYEGEEGPEHWGSLGKENGACSAGSQQSPIDITGAIKAEIPDLATDWKSGGTILNNGHTIQVKAAGGTLKRGDKTYDLVQYHFHAPSEHLVDGKNFPMEVHFVHKHAETGALGVLGIFIVPGKANPTFASLAAKFPQKTGEEIALDAVDPKGLLPSSLRYWAYEGSLTTPPCSEIVDWMVAMEPIEVDPADIKKFTALYSMNARPAVAGNRRYVLSSS encoded by the coding sequence ATGGAAAGGCGTGATTTCCTCCGGGGCCTGGCCTTGCTTGCCGCCTGCCCGTTCTGTGTCAAGACGGCTTACGCCGCCGAAGGCGTGCATTGGAGCTACGAAGGCGAAGAGGGTCCGGAACACTGGGGCTCCCTGGGCAAGGAGAACGGTGCCTGTTCAGCCGGCTCGCAGCAATCGCCGATCGACATCACGGGCGCGATCAAGGCCGAGATCCCGGACCTCGCGACCGACTGGAAGAGCGGCGGCACAATCCTCAACAACGGCCACACGATCCAGGTGAAGGCGGCCGGCGGGACGCTCAAGCGCGGCGACAAGACCTACGACCTCGTGCAGTACCATTTCCATGCACCGAGCGAACATCTGGTCGACGGCAAGAACTTCCCGATGGAGGTGCACTTCGTCCACAAGCACGCCGAAACCGGCGCGCTCGGCGTGCTCGGCATTTTCATCGTTCCGGGCAAGGCCAACCCGACCTTCGCGAGCCTCGCGGCGAAGTTCCCGCAGAAGACCGGCGAAGAAATTGCACTCGACGCCGTCGACCCGAAGGGCCTGCTGCCTTCCTCGCTCAGATATTGGGCCTATGAGGGATCGCTCACCACCCCGCCCTGCAGCGAAATCGTCGACTGGATGGTGGCGATGGAGCCGATCGAAGTCGATCCGGCCGACATCAAGAAGTTCACCGCCCTCTATTCGATGAATGCGCGACCGGCTGTCGCCGGCAACCGCCGCTACGTCCTGAGCTCCAGCTGA
- a CDS encoding SDR family oxidoreductase produces MFDLNGKTALVTGGGRGLGLEMAKALAKAGAATVINGRSRQSLEEARDRLVGDGLAIGIAPGDITQDVGAILAQATERTGALDILIHAVGERDRRGTAAMEPADFAQLLNTDLTAAYAVARTALPLLKRSTAGRLIFVTSIAAFAARAGDPAYTAAKGGLSALTRSLAVELGADNLTVNAIAPGWFATETNAHLAADPALQAFVEVRIPLKRWGRPEEIAPAAVFLASPAASFVNGITLTVDGGMTVQM; encoded by the coding sequence ATGTTCGATCTCAACGGCAAAACGGCGTTGGTGACAGGCGGCGGACGCGGGCTCGGCCTGGAAATGGCCAAGGCGCTCGCCAAGGCCGGCGCCGCAACGGTGATCAACGGCCGCAGCCGGCAAAGCCTCGAAGAGGCGCGCGACCGGCTTGTCGGCGACGGCCTTGCAATCGGCATCGCACCTGGCGATATCACGCAGGATGTCGGCGCCATCCTCGCCCAGGCGACCGAAAGGACCGGTGCGCTCGATATTCTCATCCATGCGGTTGGCGAACGCGACCGGCGTGGCACCGCGGCGATGGAGCCGGCGGATTTCGCGCAGCTCCTGAATACGGACCTGACCGCGGCCTATGCCGTCGCCAGGACCGCCCTTCCGCTGCTCAAGCGGTCCACGGCCGGCCGGCTGATCTTCGTCACGTCGATCGCCGCCTTCGCCGCTCGCGCCGGCGATCCGGCCTATACGGCGGCAAAGGGCGGGCTCTCGGCGCTGACGCGCTCGCTGGCGGTCGAGCTCGGCGCCGACAATTTGACCGTCAACGCCATTGCGCCCGGCTGGTTCGCGACCGAGACCAACGCGCATCTTGCGGCCGACCCGGCACTGCAGGCTTTCGTCGAGGTGCGCATCCCGCTGAAACGCTGGGGCCGGCCCGAAGAGATCGCCCCTGCCGCCGTCTTCCTCGCCTCTCCGGCGGCAAGCTTCGTCAACGGCATCACGCTGACGGTCGATGGCGGCATGACCGTGCAGATGTGA